Within the Macrobrachium rosenbergii isolate ZJJX-2024 chromosome 17, ASM4041242v1, whole genome shotgun sequence genome, the region tggctctgtggtggctgctcaacaagtgcTTTcgtacccggctccttcaagaggacgagtagcatctcgcctaaggtgttggttctggaagtaaGAAGGATTGTGAGAGTGATTgacctctcttcctcccccttccccatccttctacttctcctccttcgggatgagaataggactcgaaccaatatgTGCTggacacatcgagcacccgttctatttttctcctagaatcatagaagcaattctgcttcttcctctagcaaggggaggaaggagagactggcaataagggaaccctatctcggcttttccttactgcctctgacttgaagattcttccagcctattgcGTATGAGTCAAGTTTCCTCACACATGCGAAAAAGTCaggtatctgacatttgatcttgcagttcctacactccaatcaatatgtcagaggctcgggtactcctcctcgctctttcgaccaggaggagtaacccaggtgtgcagaactccagtcagttcaggagactcactcagattcctccctccaagcagtgagtcttcctaatgtaaaagaccgatggtttgtataatgtgtcggaacaaatcacaatttttgaaagtaaattgtatttttcctaactatacaaacctgaggtcctttacattgcatattatgcccgcctcatgccacctctcaatctgaacctggaccaaaaggcaaactggattGTTTACAtgcgggcaggtgggtattcccgcctacttggcggtagttactgcctaaccaccttgctcaagagtttaacggccgtttccagcctacactgaaagtaattcctgatGTAAAGAACCTCAGGTGTGtatagttaggaaatatacaatttactttcaaaaactgtgattttatcATTCCTCTGCTCTCAAAGTACAAATGAGAacccatactggagagaagcagcCATTCACCTAGCCAAAGGAGTTTTTCTCTATCCTATGTTCTTAAAAGGCACATGGAAACTCATACTAGATAGAaatgatttatgtatatgcacTGGGTGTCCAAGTAGCCTTTTCATTAGAACCACCTCAAAATGCACATGCAATTTGTATAAGCAAAAGGTCATTCTtctgtagatagatatataatattccCAACTTATGAAGGAAAGATGCTGTTCATTTGTTTGTCAAGATTTATAATATCCCCAACTCATGAAGGAAAGATGCTGTTCGTTTGTTTGTCAAAATTAGAGTAACTTGGGAATTTGTGGTAAAGGCAAAAGCTGCTGGCCCGAATAAAATTGATTCCAAACAGAATCCAAGGgtgccattttatttcttttgagacaAATTGTGTCCAGATGGTCATTGCAATGTGATATTTGTTTTCCCAAAGGATGCTTATGTTTTCCCAAAGGATGCTTATTTTAGAGTTGAAATGAGCACATActgtaaaacatgaaattattttgaatttcaaattctgATTTTGTTATGAATGGTGCTATTCAGAACaagtttttctcagattttttattttatttcagagtattccaaacagaggaaaatttcaaGAGATCATAACTAGGATTTGAGTGTTGTAAATGGAACATCCTGTGGAAATGTCATTAATCAAAGAAGAGATGGAGAATTTGGAGGAGGATCTTCCTGAAAACACAGATGAAGACCCTTTATTTGCAGATCCCTTCTCAGAAGTCAAGGCAGAACCAAAATTATTTGACCATGGTATATTTGATGTGAACTGTTCATCCCAATCTATTAAGTACGAGGACAGCTCTCCAAGCTGTGATGGTGAAAGTGGAAAGAAGTTATGTATTGCAGAAGAAAATAGACATTTggttaaaacaaaagaattttcaaagAGAAGCAACACAGCAGGGAAGCAAATAACTTGTGCTGAATGCCAAAGGACATTTTCAAAGATGTCCCTCCTGAAATACCACATGAGAACTCACACAGgtgagaaaccatatacttgctctatatgtcaaagGAGTTTTTCTCGTCAAAGTAATCTCAAAgtacacatgagaactcatacaggagagaaaccttatacttgttctatatgtcaaagaagtttttctgatcaAAGTAGTCTCAGAACACACGTGacaactcatacaggagagaaaccttatacttgctctatatgtcaaagaagATTTTCTCATTCACGTCCTCTCAAaatacacatgagaactcatactggagagaaaccttatacttgctctatatgtcaaagaagATATTCTCAGCAAAGtactctcaaaacacacatgagaactcatacaggagagaaaccttattCTTGCTCtttatgtcaaagaagtttttctcatcAAAGTCATCTCAGAATACACATGGCAGCTCATAAAGGAGAGAAACTTTTTACTTGTTCCATATGTCAAAGAAGATTTTCTTATCAAAGTACTCTCAAAATACACAtaagaactcatacaggagagaaaccttatacttgctctatatgtcagAGAAGATTTTCTTGTCATagtcatctcaaaacacacatgatagctcatacaggagagaaaccttatagttgctctatatgtcaaagaagATTTTCTCAGCAAAGtactctcaaaacacacatgagaactcatacaggagagaaaccttatacttgctctttatgtcaaagaagtttttctcttaaaagtcACCTCAGaagacacatgagaactcatacaggtgaGTAACCGTGTACTTGCTTTATATGTCAAAGAAGATTTTCTCGTCAAAGTACTCTcaaaacacatgagaactcatacaggagagaccATTCACTTGTTCTATATGCCATAGTAGTTTTTCTTGTCCTGTCGTGCCTGACATATTagtttcccttcttacctgcgtatTTCTTCTAAGTTGACGAAGCagtcgtccacagcgtctcttccgtAGTCAGCCACTTACGAGTCTGTTATTTCGAAGGGAATTAGATTAaggtaattatatctctcagaaaggcgtaatggaggcGAATTGGTAGCttattactttaatgatgaaagttaactacaaactcaaGTACAATTTCCggttacagttactatcttgaaatcactcttgctagACAGTTCAGTTAAGTCTGTTTGGGACCACGAAAGCAAGGGGAAGCTGCGTTTTTCTCTTATGGGTTGACTGAGACTCGAATGCTCctcttctggcttctggcttctctggaaccccttgTTCTTGTtgtcttccaactcctccttttcagttccccattggaagattttatccgtaaggcctcccctcgaacagcttgattggttAAGGACggtggtgggtgttgttaaaatctctccttagaggatttgattggaaatgacctcaggaggaggtgTAACGGACTTCTCCCTAGATGTTTGATTGGAAAGGTGTTGaactacatcactttgtccagccccttttctatggaatttccatgtaaacgcctcctgttgaaggcggggttattgatatggctggaatgttaagcttctgacgaggtgctgagtgATCCTTATTCATTTAAATCGTGAgggcacagtttccagattttatgatcggttttatggccctaggagtgatatactcgctcactgttttgagttcgtgcaaggcAGTTTCTCGCAGTTTGCTTACTCAACACTTTTAGTCCCGCAatacataacaaccaaggcttaattgttgttctctctctctcttctctctctctcttctttattctttttttctctctgtctctctctctattctctctctttctctttatgctttcctatctaatttttccctatactctcaaaacacacatgagaactcatacagaaGAGAAACCATATACGTGGTCTATACGTCGAAGAAGATTTTCTCATTCAAGTAATCTCAAAACACACGAGAATTCACACTAGACAGAAACTGTATACTTGATCTTTGTCCAGGTAGTTTTTCTAATTCTGAAATTCTCAGAGTACACACTGGAAATCATTGTAGAGAGAGGACATTCTCCAGTcctaatgtcaaaaatgttggacaATTTCAGGTGCTTTGAGATTACTCATGAAAATTCGTAATATTTAGAGGGCAGTTTAATGTACTGAATGCCAAAAAGATTTTTAGAATTCCTCTGCTCTCAAAAACCTTACGTGAACCCATATTGGAGGGAAGCCATTCACGTCTCATGAGTGCTAAAGGAGATATTGTGAATCAAGGTGTCTGAAAAGGTGTGTGAAAACTCATACTAGAAAGAAGTCATATACACTATATGCACTTGGTTCCCAAGAGTTTTTTGTCATCAGGTCTGTCTTAGAATGAATGTGTTAACTTGGAAGAAAGATGTCAGTCATTCTTCCACATGATGTTCAAGCAATTTTTCTCTTGTAGATTCATAACATACGCGAGAAGTCAAGGAGGACAGACATTGTTCTTTTAAACTGCATGTTATATTTTTGCCTTGTAATCTCCAAATCACAGTCATTGTTAATCTCCAAATCACAGTCTGGTTGTAAATGCCAAAATAGTGTTTTCAAGTGTCAAAATGCACAAGCAAAGCTATTCATCAAAGGTGATGTTCAGTTATACTAACAGATTTATTAAGTTTTGCATCCCAAACTAAGTTGCACTGGGTATAGAAATAATTATTGTGAACTTATCtgcaaaatctataaaaaaaagcaacggCAACATAAGGGACTATGAAACgtaaaatctttatttacatttttaggaTCCAATTAATTTTTACATGGAAGTTTTTCTGATTCTGTATTGTAGACTGTGCTACTGAGAGCGTTTGTTTACtccttttttcatatattttatttctgagtaTTCCAAGCAGAGGAACATTTTATCAGAACCTAGCTAGAATTGAGTATTGTGCGTAGAACCTCCTGTGAAAGTGGGAGatgaaaaatcattatcattgctCTTTTTGTATGATTTCTAAATTAAGAATTAGTTTTGTCATTGGCTGACatgaattttccttccttttgttgTTAGACATTATGCGTATGCTTTTGTATATGTAGTTGTAAGCTTgaatatttccatgaaatgtTAGTCTTAGTGGAAGTAAAAAGATTGATTTCTTCattaaatatcaatgaaaattaggtgcagttttattttgattatttttgatGTGTTCTTGGTTTTATTATTCTACAAAGAATGAGATAAAGCTTTAGTAGATCCTGGACACAGTAGAGTGACTGTTTTCTGTTGtaagctaaccagtcagaagtgtGGAGCCCGGACTTGTTTTGTAAACGACTAAAGTACTGTATCATTCTGGTTAGATTAAACctcttttttagtttatttcaatgtataaacttgaaaaatatgtatgaatgtataaaaatagtttatataagaataaaatctttcatttgaCCTCATTAAAACTTGAATAATATCTGAATAATATTGTACGCGAACCAAAGTTCTTTGTGACGGTCAAACAGAGGAAGAACACAAAGACTATCGGGAGGTAATACTCCGTCCTCCTTCACTCTTGTCTCCTTGTGGCACCAACTCTGCCATGACACTTGTGGACAACTAAGGTGGGCCCTCTGCTCATAATGGGACTGGTATATGTCTGATGGTCATCCCCTACACAGTCATCGACCAATCGCTTGCACCTGTCACTCCTCCTGTGGTGCTGGGGTTTCCCTGGTTTTCCCGGGAGTTTCTGAAGGTACTTTAGTGGTCCCTAGGTACATATAGTACTTGAAGTGTCTTTTGTTAGTCTTGGAACATATTGGGGCTGCTTTGGAAATTCTCTCTTACCAGTTTTTTGTAGCTGGACTGAttcttttgtcattatttgtGGTCAGTCGTAACATTTCTTTTGTCCTGATTAGTTCTCAGTGATGACCTATTTCCCATCATGACCTGTAAGGTTTGAGGGAATCCACCCCTGATGGTCTGGTTAGAAGCCAGAGTCCTATGTGAGGTCATTTTTCATCCTTGAAACTCACCCTAATTTAAAAGCCCCAGGTTCCCACTGTGGCTCCTCTATTATTGTTAGTTAAGTGGGACCATTGTAATGGATTATTTCCGggagaaattaacataaaattctcTTAAATCAAATTAAGATTCAGCAGGAAA harbors:
- the LOC136847897 gene encoding gastrula zinc finger protein XlCGF57.1-like, which gives rise to MEHPVEMSLIKEEMENLEEDLPENTDEDPLFADPFSEVKAEPKLFDHGIFDVNCSSQSIKYEDSSPSCDGESGKKLCIAEENRHLVKTKEFSKRSNTAGKQITCAECQRTFSKMSLLKYHMRTHTGEKPYTCSICQRSFSRQSNLKVHMRTHTGEKPYTCSICQRSFSDQSSLRTHVTTHTGEKPYTCSICQRRFSHSRPLKIHMRTHTGEKPYTCSICQRRYSQQSTLKTHMRTHTGEKPYSCSLCQRSFSHQSHLRIHMAAHKGEKLFTCSICQRRFSYQSTLKIHIRTHTGEKPYTCSICQRRFSCHSHLKTHMIAHTGEKPYSCSICQRRFSQQSTLKTHMRTHTGEKPYTCSLCQRSFSLKSHLRRHMRTHTGE